One window from the genome of Pseudomonas frederiksbergensis encodes:
- a CDS encoding ABC transporter ATP-binding protein: MATSPWTSCRHCWGAGWSGPPVPDDLPSVSASAPSHIDRLSWAEIRRLALKHKKALWIANGVAVLATLCSVPIPLLLPLLVDEVLLGHGDAALKIMNHALPTGWQSAAGYIGLMLLVTLGLRCCALLFNVLQARLFASLAKDIVYRIRIRLIERLKRISLGEYESLGSGTVTTHLVTDLDTLDKFVGETLSRFLVAMLTLVGTAGILMWMHWKLALLILLFNPLVIYATVQLGKRVKHLKKLENDSTSRFTQALTETLDAIQEVRASNRQGFFIGRLGIRAREVRDYAVNSQWKTDASNRASGLLFQFGIDIFRAAAMLTVLFSGLSVGQMLAVFSYLWFMIGPVEQLLNLQYAFYAASGALNRINELLARADEPQYDGAVNPFKGRDTVGIDIQGLSFGYGEERVLDQMNLSISPGEKVAIVGASGGGKSTLVQLLLGLYTPQSGSIRFGGATQQEIGLDTIRENVAVVLQHPALFNDTVRANLTMGRERSDEACWRALEIAQLHSTIRELPNGLDSVVGRSGVRLSGGQRQRLAIARMVLAEPKVVILDEATSALDAATEYNLHLALARFLDNRTTLIIAHRLSAVKQADRVLVFDGGQIAEDGDHQQLIADGGLYARLYGHLQQH, translated from the coding sequence ATGGCTACCAGCCCCTGGACCAGTTGTCGCCACTGCTGGGGCGCTGGCTGGAGCGGGCCACCTGTGCCTGATGACCTGCCCAGTGTCAGCGCGTCGGCCCCATCCCATATCGATCGGTTGAGCTGGGCAGAAATTCGTCGACTGGCCCTCAAGCATAAAAAAGCCCTCTGGATTGCCAACGGTGTAGCCGTGCTGGCTACTTTGTGCAGCGTGCCCATCCCGCTGCTCCTGCCATTGCTGGTGGATGAAGTGCTCCTGGGCCACGGTGACGCGGCACTGAAGATCATGAACCACGCGCTGCCGACGGGTTGGCAAAGCGCTGCCGGCTACATCGGGTTGATGCTGTTGGTGACGCTGGGGCTGCGTTGCTGCGCGTTGTTGTTCAACGTCCTGCAGGCCAGATTGTTCGCCAGCCTCGCCAAGGACATCGTCTACCGCATCCGTATCCGGTTGATCGAACGCCTCAAGCGTATTTCCCTGGGGGAGTACGAAAGCCTGGGCAGCGGCACCGTGACCACGCACCTGGTCACCGACCTGGACACCCTCGACAAGTTCGTCGGCGAAACCCTCAGCCGGTTCCTGGTGGCCATGCTGACGCTAGTGGGCACTGCCGGCATCCTGATGTGGATGCACTGGAAACTGGCATTGCTGATCCTCTTGTTCAACCCCTTGGTGATCTACGCCACGGTGCAATTGGGCAAGCGGGTCAAGCACCTCAAGAAACTGGAGAACGACAGTACCTCGCGTTTCACCCAGGCCCTGACCGAAACCCTGGATGCCATCCAGGAAGTGCGGGCCAGTAACCGCCAGGGCTTTTTCATCGGACGGTTGGGGATACGCGCGCGGGAAGTGCGTGACTACGCGGTGAATTCGCAATGGAAAACCGACGCCTCGAACCGTGCCAGTGGCTTGCTGTTCCAGTTCGGCATCGATATTTTTCGCGCCGCGGCCATGCTCACGGTGTTGTTCTCCGGCCTGTCTGTCGGCCAGATGCTCGCGGTGTTCAGCTACTTGTGGTTCATGATCGGGCCGGTCGAGCAATTGCTGAACCTGCAATACGCGTTTTACGCAGCGTCAGGCGCCTTGAATCGCATCAACGAACTGTTGGCCCGCGCTGATGAGCCTCAATACGACGGCGCCGTCAATCCGTTCAAGGGCCGCGATACGGTGGGCATCGACATCCAGGGGCTCAGTTTCGGCTATGGCGAGGAGCGGGTCCTCGATCAGATGAACTTGTCCATCTCGCCGGGGGAGAAGGTCGCTATCGTGGGTGCCAGCGGCGGCGGCAAGAGCACCTTGGTCCAGTTGTTGTTGGGGCTCTACACCCCCCAGTCCGGCAGCATTCGGTTTGGGGGCGCCACACAGCAGGAAATCGGCCTGGACACCATTCGCGAGAACGTCGCCGTGGTGCTCCAGCATCCGGCGCTGTTCAACGATACGGTGCGAGCCAACTTGACCATGGGCCGCGAACGCAGTGACGAGGCCTGTTGGCGGGCCCTGGAAATCGCCCAACTGCACAGCACGATCCGGGAGTTGCCCAACGGTCTGGACAGCGTCGTCGGGCGTTCCGGTGTGCGTTTATCGGGTGGGCAGCGTCAGCGTCTGGCGATCGCCAGGATGGTGTTGGCCGAACCCAAGGTGGTGATCCTCGATGAAGCCACCTCGGCCCTGGATGCGGCCACCGAATACAATTTGCACCTGGCCTTGGCTCGTTTTCTCGATAACCGCACCACGTTGATCATCGCCCATCGGCTTTCAGCTGTGAAACAGGCTGATCGGGTGTTGGTATTCGACGGCGGGCAAATTGCCGAGGATGGCGATCACCAACAACTTATTGCCGATGGTGGTTTGTACGCCAGGCTCTATGGCCACCTACAGCAACATTGA
- a CDS encoding DsbA family protein: protein MCSWCWGFAPVAEALAEQAQAAGVELHLVVGGLRTGSGSALEPTTRRYILEHWQAVTQATGQPFKLEGALPDGFVYDTEPACRALVTARGLAPDLAWKLVKLIQQAFYVEGRDVTRASVLVELAEQAGLPRIEFAAAFDRADQHAATAADFTWVQDLGIAGFPTLLAERDGQLALLTNGYQPLDQLSPLLGRWLERATCA, encoded by the coding sequence ATGTGTTCCTGGTGCTGGGGCTTCGCACCAGTGGCCGAGGCTTTGGCCGAGCAGGCGCAGGCCGCTGGTGTGGAACTGCACCTGGTGGTGGGCGGCTTGCGCACCGGCAGCGGCTCGGCCCTGGAACCGACGACTCGGCGCTATATTCTCGAACACTGGCAGGCGGTCACCCAGGCCACCGGCCAGCCGTTCAAGCTCGAGGGCGCGCTACCCGATGGTTTCGTCTATGACACCGAGCCCGCTTGCCGGGCATTGGTGACCGCTCGCGGTCTGGCGCCGGATTTGGCCTGGAAACTGGTGAAGCTGATCCAGCAGGCTTTCTATGTAGAAGGTCGCGACGTGACCCGCGCCAGCGTTCTTGTGGAGTTGGCCGAACAGGCCGGGTTGCCACGTATCGAGTTCGCCGCAGCATTCGATCGTGCCGACCAGCACGCGGCCACCGCTGCGGATTTCACCTGGGTGCAAGACCTTGGCATCGCGGGTTTCCCAACGCTGCTGGCCGAACGTGACGGGCAATTGGCCCTGCTGACCAATGGCTACCAGCCCCTGGACCAGTTGTCGCCACTGCTGGGGCGCTGGCTGGAGCGGGCCACCTGTGCCTGA
- a CDS encoding rhodanese-related sulfurtransferase — protein MTPPIVVAALYKFVTLEDYVELREPLLKAMLDNGIKGTLLIAEEGINGTVSGTREGIDGLMAWLKNDPRMDDIDHKESYCDEQPFYRTKVKLKKEIVTLGVDGVDPNKQVGTYVEPQDWNALISDPEVLLIDTRNDYEVAIGTFEGAIDPKTTSFREFPEYIKAHFDPARHKKVAMFCTGGIRCEKASSYMLGQGFDEVYHLKGGILKYLEEVPQEETKWRGDCFVFDNRVTVRHDLSEGDYDQCHACRTPVSVEDRASEHYVPGISCPHCWDKLSEKTRRSAIDRQKQIELAKARNLPHPIGYNYKQSSSEA, from the coding sequence ATGACACCACCCATTGTCGTGGCGGCACTGTACAAGTTCGTCACCCTGGAAGATTACGTCGAGCTGCGCGAGCCCCTGCTCAAGGCCATGCTCGACAACGGCATCAAAGGCACGCTGCTGATCGCCGAAGAAGGCATCAACGGCACGGTTTCCGGCACCCGCGAGGGGATCGATGGGTTGATGGCCTGGCTCAAGAACGATCCGCGCATGGACGATATCGACCACAAGGAATCGTACTGCGACGAGCAGCCGTTCTACCGCACCAAGGTCAAGCTCAAGAAAGAAATCGTCACCCTCGGCGTGGACGGCGTGGACCCGAACAAGCAGGTTGGCACCTATGTCGAGCCGCAAGACTGGAACGCCCTGATCAGCGATCCCGAAGTGTTGCTGATCGACACGCGCAACGATTACGAAGTGGCAATTGGCACCTTCGAAGGCGCCATTGACCCCAAGACCACCAGCTTCCGTGAATTCCCCGAGTACATCAAAGCCCACTTCGACCCAGCCCGGCACAAGAAAGTCGCGATGTTCTGCACCGGTGGCATTCGTTGTGAAAAAGCTTCGAGCTATATGCTCGGCCAGGGGTTCGACGAGGTCTATCACCTCAAGGGTGGCATCCTGAAGTACCTCGAAGAGGTACCCCAGGAAGAAACCAAATGGCGCGGCGACTGTTTTGTATTCGATAACCGCGTGACCGTGCGCCACGACCTCAGCGAAGGCGATTACGATCAATGCCACGCGTGCCGTACGCCGGTGAGCGTGGAAGATCGCGCCTCCGAGCACTACGTGCCCGGCATCAGCTGCCCGCATTGCTGGGACAAGCTGAGCGAGAAGACCCGTCGCAGCGCCATCGACCGGCAAAAGCAGATCGAATTGGCCAAGGCTCGCAACCTGCCTCACCCGATCGGCTACAACTACAAGCAATCATCTTCCGAGGCTTGA
- a CDS encoding BolA family protein — protein sequence MSMQQRIESTLGLLQPEYLQVLDESHMHSRGLQTHFKAVVVSRQFEGLNRVKRHQKVYGTLGELMGEFHALALHTYTPEEWAQIDAAPASPTCAGGSKH from the coding sequence ATGAGCATGCAGCAACGCATTGAATCGACCCTCGGGCTTTTGCAGCCCGAGTACCTGCAAGTGCTGGACGAAAGCCACATGCACAGCCGTGGGTTGCAGACCCATTTCAAGGCGGTGGTGGTCAGCCGGCAGTTCGAGGGGCTCAATCGGGTCAAGCGACACCAGAAGGTCTACGGCACGCTGGGCGAGTTGATGGGCGAATTCCATGCACTGGCGCTGCACACCTACACGCCGGAAGAATGGGCCCAGATCGACGCGGCCCCGGCTTCGCCGACCTGTGCCGGTGGCAGCAAGCACTAG
- a CDS encoding DUF2059 domain-containing protein encodes MTRLRAICTAVALVCASGPVFADTASHNASAEAFLTLAHADKLGTPVYMQVQQMFAQRFEQTKAPESKKATLETYQAKANAALDQAIGWNKLKPDMVKLYTSNFSESELKDLVSFYQSPLGKKVLEKMPQLTQQSAQLTQAKLESAVPVVNKLLADMTAELEPKAAAPAKKKP; translated from the coding sequence ATGACCCGTCTTCGTGCCATCTGTACCGCGGTTGCTCTGGTGTGTGCCAGCGGCCCTGTCTTCGCTGATACCGCCAGCCACAACGCCAGTGCCGAAGCGTTCCTGACCCTGGCGCATGCCGACAAGCTGGGTACCCCGGTCTACATGCAAGTACAGCAGATGTTTGCCCAGCGCTTCGAGCAGACCAAGGCTCCCGAGTCGAAAAAGGCAACCCTGGAAACCTACCAGGCCAAGGCCAATGCCGCCCTGGACCAAGCCATCGGCTGGAACAAGCTCAAGCCGGACATGGTCAAGCTCTACACCAGCAACTTCAGCGAATCGGAGCTCAAGGACCTGGTGTCCTTCTATCAGTCTCCTTTGGGCAAGAAAGTCCTGGAAAAAATGCCGCAGCTGACCCAGCAATCGGCGCAACTGACCCAGGCCAAGCTGGAAAGCGCCGTGCCGGTGGTCAACAAGCTGCTGGCGGACATGACCGCCGAGCTCGAGCCAAAAGCCGCCGCCCCGGCCAAGAAAAAGCCATAA
- a CDS encoding class II fumarate hydratase: protein MSRIETDSLGQVEVPDEAYWGAQTQRSMINFAIGNERMPLSVLHALALVKKAAARVNDRNGDLPADIARLIEQAADEVLAGQHDDQFPLVVWQTGSGTQSNMNVNEVIAGRANELAGNPRGGKSPVHPNDHVNRSQSSNDCFPTAMHIAAAQAVYQQLLPAISELSGGLAELAARHMKLVKTGRTHMMDATPITFGQELSAFIAQLDYAERAIRAAMPAVCELAQGGTAVGTGLNSPHGFGEAIAAELAALSGLPFVTAPNKFAALAGHEPLTTLSGALKTLAVTLMKIANDLRLLGSGPRAGFAEVKLPANEPGSSIMPGKVNPTQCEALSMLACQVLGNDVAIGFAASQGHLQLNVFKPVIIHNLLQSIRLLADGCSNFQQHCIAGLEPDAEQMAAHLERGLMLVTALNPHIGYDKSAEIAKKAYNEGLTLREAALQLGYLTDDEFEAWVRPENMLEAGGQG from the coding sequence ATGAGCCGTATTGAAACCGACAGCCTTGGCCAGGTTGAAGTCCCGGATGAAGCCTACTGGGGCGCCCAGACACAGCGTTCCATGATCAACTTTGCCATTGGCAACGAACGCATGCCGCTGTCGGTGCTGCACGCCTTGGCGCTGGTCAAGAAAGCCGCCGCGCGGGTCAACGACCGCAACGGCGACCTGCCCGCCGACATCGCCCGCCTGATCGAACAGGCCGCCGACGAGGTGCTGGCCGGCCAGCATGACGACCAGTTTCCCCTCGTGGTCTGGCAGACAGGCAGCGGGACCCAGAGCAACATGAACGTCAACGAGGTGATCGCCGGGCGCGCCAATGAACTGGCAGGCAATCCTCGCGGCGGCAAGAGCCCGGTGCACCCCAACGACCACGTCAATCGCTCCCAGAGCTCCAACGACTGCTTCCCCACCGCGATGCACATCGCGGCCGCCCAGGCCGTCTACCAGCAACTGCTACCGGCCATCAGCGAATTGTCCGGCGGTCTCGCGGAACTGGCGGCGCGCCACATGAAACTGGTCAAGACCGGCCGCACCCACATGATGGACGCCACGCCGATCACGTTCGGCCAGGAACTGTCCGCCTTCATTGCCCAACTCGACTACGCCGAACGGGCGATCCGCGCCGCGATGCCGGCCGTCTGCGAACTGGCCCAGGGCGGCACGGCGGTGGGCACCGGGCTCAATTCGCCCCATGGGTTTGGCGAAGCGATTGCCGCTGAGTTGGCGGCGCTGTCCGGCTTGCCCTTCGTCACCGCGCCGAACAAATTCGCCGCCCTGGCCGGTCATGAGCCGCTGACCACGCTGTCCGGCGCATTGAAAACCCTGGCCGTGACCCTGATGAAAATCGCCAACGACCTGCGCTTGCTGGGCTCCGGCCCTCGCGCCGGTTTTGCCGAAGTGAAACTGCCGGCCAACGAACCGGGCAGCTCCATCATGCCGGGCAAGGTCAACCCGACCCAGTGCGAAGCCTTGTCCATGCTGGCCTGCCAAGTGCTGGGCAACGATGTGGCCATCGGTTTTGCCGCCAGCCAGGGTCATTTGCAGTTGAACGTGTTCAAGCCAGTGATCATTCACAACTTGCTCCAGTCGATCCGCTTGCTGGCCGATGGTTGCAGCAACTTCCAGCAGCACTGCATCGCCGGCCTCGAACCGGATGCCGAGCAGATGGCGGCGCATCTGGAACGCGGCTTGATGCTGGTAACGGCGCTGAACCCGCACATCGGCTACGACAAATCGGCGGAAATCGCCAAGAAGGCCTACAACGAAGGGCTGACCTTGCGGGAGGCCGCGTTGCAGTTGGGGTACTTGACCGACGACGAGTTCGAGGCCTGGGTCCGGCCGGAAAATATGCTGGAGGCGGGTGGGCAGGGCTGA
- a CDS encoding DMT family transporter, with protein sequence MHISSGRWVYGLFLALLTALLWGILPIKLKQVLQVMDPVTVTWFRLTVSGGLLFVYLAATRRLPSRKVLGPRGGWLVAMAVLGLVGNYVLYLMGLNRLSPGTAQLVVQMGPIMLLVASLFVFKERFSVGQGIGLLVLLIGFALFFNQRLTELLTSLSDYTAGVLLVLMASTVWTFYALGQKQLLTVWNSLQVMMVIYLFCALLLTPWVHPLEALQLTPLQGWLLLACCLNTLIAYGAFAEALAHWEASRVSATLAITPLVTFAAVAMAAWWWPEYVHAEQINLLGYGGAVLVVLGSALVALGPSLIAGLRARRERLAVSR encoded by the coding sequence ATGCACATTTCGTCCGGTCGCTGGGTCTATGGCCTGTTCCTCGCCTTGCTGACCGCCCTGTTGTGGGGAATCCTGCCGATCAAGCTCAAGCAAGTGCTGCAAGTAATGGATCCGGTGACGGTGACCTGGTTTCGACTGACAGTGTCCGGCGGTCTGCTCTTCGTCTATCTGGCGGCCACCAGGCGCTTGCCCAGCCGCAAGGTGCTCGGCCCGCGTGGCGGCTGGTTGGTGGCGATGGCGGTGTTGGGGCTGGTGGGCAACTACGTCCTGTACCTGATGGGCCTGAACCGCTTGAGTCCCGGCACCGCGCAACTGGTGGTGCAGATGGGACCGATCATGCTACTGGTGGCCAGTCTGTTTGTATTCAAGGAGCGCTTCAGCGTGGGGCAGGGCATTGGCCTGCTGGTGCTGCTGATCGGTTTTGCGCTGTTTTTCAACCAGCGTCTCACCGAGCTGCTGACTTCCCTGAGCGACTACACCGCCGGGGTCTTGCTGGTGCTGATGGCCTCGACCGTCTGGACGTTCTACGCCCTGGGCCAGAAGCAATTGCTGACGGTGTGGAATTCGTTGCAGGTGATGATGGTGATCTACCTGTTCTGCGCACTGTTGCTGACGCCTTGGGTTCATCCGCTGGAGGCGCTGCAACTGACACCATTACAAGGCTGGCTGTTGCTCGCTTGTTGCCTCAATACCCTGATCGCCTATGGCGCGTTTGCCGAAGCGCTGGCGCATTGGGAAGCCTCGCGCGTCAGCGCAACCCTGGCGATCACGCCACTGGTGACGTTCGCCGCCGTGGCGATGGCCGCCTGGTGGTGGCCTGAGTACGTCCATGCCGAGCAGATCAACCTGCTGGGGTATGGCGGGGCTGTGCTGGTGGTACTGGGATCGGCCCTGGTGGCGTTGGGGCCGTCGCTCATCGCCGGGCTCCGGGCCCGGCGCGAGCGTTTGGCTGTCAGTCGCTAG
- a CDS encoding thiolase family protein yields the protein MREVVIVDSVRTGLAKSFRGKFNMTRPDDMAAHCVNALLARNDIDPASVEDCIVGAGSNEGAQGFNIGRNVAVLSQLGIGTAGMTLNRFCSSGLQAIAIAANQIASGCSEIIVAGGVESISLTMKSVNTDNLINPLLKEQVPGIYFPMGQTAEIVARRYQVSREEQDRYALQSQQRTARAQAEGLFDDEIVPMTVKYRVEDKNTGAVQILDGVVDRDDCNRPDTTYESLAGLKPVFAEDGSVTAGNSSQLSDGASMTLVMSLEKALALGLKPKAFFRGFTVAGCEPDEMGIGPVFSVPRLLKAKGLQIGDIDLWELNEAFASQCLYSRNRLEIDNEKYNVNGGSISIGHPFGMTGSRQVGHLVRELQRRNLRYGIVTMCVGGGMGATGLFEAVR from the coding sequence ATGCGTGAAGTGGTGATCGTCGACAGCGTACGGACCGGATTGGCCAAGTCCTTTCGCGGCAAGTTCAACATGACCCGTCCGGACGACATGGCGGCGCATTGCGTCAACGCGTTGCTGGCGCGCAACGACATCGACCCGGCCAGCGTCGAGGATTGCATCGTTGGCGCCGGTTCCAACGAAGGCGCCCAAGGCTTCAACATCGGGCGTAACGTGGCGGTGCTCTCGCAACTGGGCATCGGCACGGCGGGGATGACCCTCAACCGTTTTTGCTCTTCGGGCCTGCAAGCCATTGCGATTGCCGCCAACCAGATCGCCTCGGGTTGCAGCGAGATCATCGTCGCCGGCGGCGTCGAGTCCATCAGCCTGACGATGAAGAGCGTCAACACCGACAACCTGATCAACCCACTCCTCAAGGAGCAAGTGCCCGGCATCTACTTCCCGATGGGGCAGACCGCCGAGATCGTCGCGCGCCGTTATCAGGTCAGTCGCGAGGAACAGGACCGCTACGCCTTGCAGAGCCAGCAGCGCACGGCCCGGGCCCAGGCCGAGGGGCTGTTCGATGACGAAATCGTGCCGATGACGGTCAAGTACCGGGTCGAGGACAAGAACACCGGTGCCGTGCAGATTCTGGACGGCGTAGTCGACCGCGATGATTGCAACCGCCCCGATACCACCTACGAAAGCCTGGCCGGGTTGAAGCCGGTGTTTGCCGAGGACGGTTCGGTGACGGCGGGCAACTCCTCGCAGTTATCCGACGGTGCTTCGATGACGCTGGTGATGAGCCTGGAAAAAGCCCTGGCCCTGGGGCTCAAGCCCAAGGCGTTTTTCCGCGGCTTTACCGTCGCCGGATGCGAGCCGGATGAGATGGGCATCGGCCCGGTGTTCTCGGTGCCCCGGTTGCTCAAGGCCAAGGGTTTGCAAATCGGCGACATCGACCTGTGGGAGCTCAACGAGGCGTTTGCCTCCCAGTGCCTCTACAGTCGCAACCGGCTGGAAATCGACAACGAGAAATACAATGTGAACGGCGGCTCGATTTCCATCGGCCACCCGTTCGGCATGACCGGCTCGCGGCAAGTGGGGCATCTGGTGCGTGAACTGCAACGGCGCAACCTGCGCTATGGCATCGTGACCATGTGCGTGGGCGGCGGGATGGGGGCAACAGGGTTGTTCGAGGCGGTGCGATAG